TTGAAGAGTTCAAGGTGGGCGGGGATGGGCTGCACGCGAATCTTAAGTCCCTTGAGGTCGGCGGGGCTCTTTATCACCTTTTTGTTGTTTGTGATCTCACGGAATCCGTTTTCAGCAAACCCTACAAGGCGAATGCCTTTGGGGACGAGCTGTTCGTTGAGGATGCCTTCGATCTTTCCGTCAAGCACCTTATAGGCCGCGGCCCTGTCTTTGAAGAGGTAGGGCAGGTCGAGCACCTGGAACTTCGGCGCAACGTTNNNNNNNNNNTGCCGGGTGAAAGCATGGCCATCTCTATCGTTCCAAGCGTCATGCCCTCAAGCATCTGGCGCTCGCCTCCGAGCTGCGCGTTCGCGTAAAGGTCTACCACGATGCGTCCCTTAGAAGCCGTCTCGACATGTTTCTTGAAAACCTTTTCAAACGTCACAAAATTTGTCTCTTTGTCGGACGCGCTGTAGCCAAATTTGATGCGGAAATCTTCCTTTGCAGACGCTGTACCAAATGTAACGGCAACCAGAAGCATAGAAATCAAAATTGCGGACATACTCTTCTTCATAATGTAACCTCCCAGATTTTTTGTTTTTCCAATAGCCCCACACTATCAAAAACGGAAAGACGGCCCCCCTTTTTTCACAAGATACAATAACTTTATTTTAATGAAATAGTCAACTGCTGTTTAATCGTGCGCTAAGATGGCTTCAAGCTCTTTTTCTTTTTTAGTCATTCCGGCAACCTGCCTCAGAATGTCGATTATTTCAGGGCTGAGCGCGATGCCCTCTTTGAGCGCCTTTTCACGGGAGATGCGTTCCTTATCTCCGGGGATGAGCACGGGAAGCTCGGGGTCGATTGGCGCGGTCTTTCTGTATTCGTCGACCACATACTTCACATGCTCAAGCACCGCCTTCGGGTCGCCGAACATTGCGGGGTCCATGGCAAGGAAGAAGAAGCAGATGCCTTCGTGCGCAAGCGGGATGAATTTGCTTGGGACGCCTCCGGCAAGGCCGCCTGTGAGAAGTTCCACGAGCAGCGCAAGGCCGTAGCCTTTGTGTCCGCTGAGCGTCTCCGTAGTGCCTCCGAGGGGCACAAGGCCGCCGGTATCGGGCTTCGGCGCTTCGCTTCTGTCGTCGCCGTGGTGCAGCAGTTCAAGCACCTCTTTGAAGTCCGTCAGACATTTGCCTTTGCCGTCGATGATGACCTCTTCCGGCACAACGCCCTTCTCCGCGAAGACCTGGCTGCGGCAGAGCTTCCCATGGGCCATTACGCAGGTCGCCATGTCAAGGAGGAACATCGGTTCGTCGCCGCAGACGGGGAAGGCGACGGAGATGGGGTTCGTTCCCATGTTGCGTTCGGAGCTTCTTGTCGGGCAGACGCAGCGCACAGTGTTTGTGTTCGCGATGCCGATAAGCCCCTCATCCGCCATCATCTCAGGCCAGTGGCCGCCGAATCCGTAATGGTTCGCCTGACGGACGACTGTTACGCAGATGCCGTTTTTCTTTGCCTTTTCTATCGTTTTTTTGACCGCGAAGTCCGCTATGACGTAGCCGACGCCGGAGTGTCCGTCAAGGACGAGGCTGTTCGGCGTTTCAAATACCGTCGTGGGCGCGGGCGCGTCAAGATGAAGGTTTCCCATTTTAAGGTGGCTGACGTATGTCATCATTGCGGCCACTCCGTGTGAATGCAGATGGCGCGCGTCGGCCTCAACGAGGCAGTTTGTCACGGTTGAAGCCTGGAGGTCGGAATAGCCCAGCCCCATGAACATTTCCTTAGCTACTTTGTACAGATCGTCGTACTTGACCACATAATCTCTCATAAT
The sequence above is drawn from the Cloacibacillus sp. genome and encodes:
- a CDS encoding Ldh family oxidoreductase, which encodes MRDYVVKYDDLYKVAKEMFMGLGYSDLQASTVTNCLVEADARHLHSHGVAAMMTYVSHLKMGNLHLDAPAPTTVFETPNSLVLDGHSGVGYVIADFAVKKTIEKAKKNGICVTVVRQANHYGFGGHWPEMMADEGLIGIANTNTVRCVCPTRSSERNMGTNPISVAFPVCGDEPMFLLDMATCVMAHGKLCRSQVFAEKGVVPEEVIIDGKGKCLTDFKEVLELLHHGDDRSEAPKPDTGGLVPLGGTTETLSGHKGYGLALLVELLTGGLAGGVPSKFIPLAHEGICFFFLAMDPAMFGDPKAVLEHVKYVVDEYRKTAPIDPELPVLIPGDKERISREKALKEGIALSPEIIDILRQVAGMTKKEKELEAILAHD
- the dctP gene encoding TRAP transporter substrate-binding protein DctP produces the protein NVAPKFQVLDLPYLFKDRAAAYKVLDGKIEGILNEQLVPKGIRLVGFAENGFREITNNKKVIKSPADLKGLKIRVQPIPAHLELF
- a CDS encoding C4-dicarboxylate ABC transporter substrate-binding protein, translated to MKKSMSAILISMLLVAVTFGTASAKEDFRIKFGYSASDKETNFVTFEKVFKKHVETASKGRIVVDLYANAQLGGERQMLEGMTLGTIEMAMLSPG